Below is a genomic region from Megalopta genalis isolate 19385.01 chromosome 10, iyMegGena1_principal, whole genome shotgun sequence.
ACTCAGTATCGAGAACTTTTTTAGAAATACAACTGGTAGTATATATTTTTAGGAGTACTTTGTCTAAATCTAAATATTATTACTAACAAATTTTGTGATTTTATCTGTCAGGTTTTGAAGAATAAATAACTGCCAATAACAGGAAGCAATGGCTGGCAGCGGAGAACTTTGGGTGCAATGTTTTACCTGTTGTTTAACGCAACAAGGACCAAGGACGCGCAATGGAAGGCAACGGTCGCATCAGAGATTAAGGATAGACCGCAGTATGATAGGGGTGCCGACAAATTTTAGACATACCGGTCATATAAGCAGCGGAGATGTGGATATGACCAGTGCGCAATTGTCCAATTTACAAGCACAGATGCAGATGAAAGGAGGCTATGACAACGCTTATGGAGTTAAGGTAACGTAACAAGTAAATATTTGAACTGAAAGTATAAGGATAAAAAATTATATGCGAATTAAAATTCATTTTAGGCATGTTGAAAATATTTATACAGTACATTTAGACTGACCTGGGAACAATTTTGAGATGAGACTATAAAATCGACGGTGTTTTTAATGTCTATCGTTCCTCGCATTGAAACAAACATACACATAGTCTGTATGTAAAGGTATGTTGCAAATGACGTCTTGTCTTGGAATGAAATCAAATGTACGAAGACCAAGCTAAACAGAATCTACAATTGCGAGATGTTAATTTCTACGGAGACTATGTCAAAAATTCGTATTTAATTACAAGTTACATTTAACTACCGTACAAGTTACGCTTTTATCGTAAAGACTGGATGCTCGATAGGAACAGAAACTGCCACATTATACACACAAGTTTTGAGGTGCATTATTTTTTCTTATAGTAACTTTGAATTATTCTTCCATTTAAAATAGTCGATGTTCGTTGATATACACACATTATACTAATTATGCTAGTTGTTATATCGAGCGTTACTCGTATTTACATGTTTTTTTTTTGATAACGCAATGACTTTTTACAGTAGTAAATCTATCATTAACAAATGTTAGATACCTGTCTTATACTTCCAAGTGAGAATATAAGTACTTCACGGTTACGTAATGCTTTTGTAAAGAGATAAAGAAAGAGGAAAGAATGTATTTTGCATGGTTTATCTGTGCCGATTAATGGATAAATATTTTAGCATATATGCGGTGGACACCAATGTTCACGAAGCACGGCCCATTTTTCCTACTTCTGTACTCCATCTCCCCAAAATGGGGCGCGTAAACCTACATTAGGTAACTTTTGGAATTTAGATGTGTCGAAAGAGTTAAGAAAAAATTGATTTGTACGTATTCTTCCTAGTCTATAATCATTCAACTACGAATCGTGAATTATTATAGCTATTGTTTGTTATACTTTAATCTTATAAATCGTGATCTCCCGAGGTGTATCCATGGATCAGTGACAAACGTATGGAGACGAAAAGGACGAGGAGGTAGGAGGACAAATAATCCGCAAAGGATTTTTTAGAATTTAATTTAAATCCTGGACCACTTAACATTGAAAAGTATATATTAGATAAATTTAGAAAGTATTCCTGTATATCTCCGAATTCTGATCGTCTTCTATATGTATACATCATGaatatttatttagacttttggTACTTTGGAAAAAGAAATTGTAAAGGAAACTCATAATGTACAAGCACTTATGGACTATAAGGAAATCGTACGTTGTAACAAGAGGTAGCTCTAAGTATTGTATTTAATATGCAAGAATAAATTTGTGTACTTGTAATCTGGTTTCATAGATATGATTTACTTTTTTTAAAAGTAGAAGGAATAATTTATCGATAACAAGCGcatcaatattttctttaatgttatataacatatttatttattattattattattattacatctaTCAGTATagctatatgtatatacaaaaGATATTTCTAAACTATATATCGCTATGTCAAGGTATAATATCACATAATATGTATGTGGATTGAGATCCATGTCCATTTAAGAAACTCGCTTCGTCCCCAAGTACAAAATATTCTCCTTAaagctgtctctctctctctctctctctctctctctctctgtctctctcttcagTTAAAATCATGCAGTAACAAGTTTAAAAAATATTCACTTTGAAAAGAATATTCAGTGCAATACAAATTCTATATGTACATACACATCAAACATGCGTACACAGCCATGATGCTTTTGTAATTGTACTTTATGCATCCATTGGTCATGAATGGAACCAAGAAACGCCTGCGAGTCTTTCATTATACCATCTTTACGCTGCCTAGCTGAGCTGACAACCTATTTCGAGCATATTCGTtttatacatgtatgtatataaaCGCACGCACACGTGTCTAGATTAATGCTAAAAATTAAAACAGAATAGCGAATATATACATCTAACTCGTATTTCTAGAAAAAACCTCAGTATTTACAAAAAATAAACTAGGCGAGTTTGAAGAAAACGCGACTTCGATATTTACAAGTCAGTTTGCACTTAACGATTATGCATACATTGTCGCCGCGTGTATCAAGAAATTTGTATCTAAGCAAATTGTACTCCAGTCTATGGAATTTATCTGTCGATTTTCCATTAACAATACAAATGTGCTCTAAATACATATCTAGTTCAAGGTGTTGATCGGAATGAATGGAACAGATTGCGAATCCCTAACAGAGCTCCTTTTCGCGTATATTCGTGTCACACATTGTTCAGAATTCATTTCTTTCTTCGTGGTTTGGCAGGTGTCATGTTATTACTTCTCTGTCCCCCCGCATTAAACGCCATTCTTGGAAACGGGCTTCCAGTAAACGTCAGGTGGCAACAGCAACTTGATGGAAACTTAAACGTGTCCGGGACCATCGTGCCGTCCGACAGCACTGCTGCAAGTTGTCTATAAACGTATTTTTGCTTGCAGGTTGTTTTATAGCCCTCTCCAGGTGAACCGATCACGTTGCAACTAGCGCTCTCCATGCTGCAAATAATTTAAGACTTGTCAGAAAAATAGCACATGGTAGATAGCCGGGTTCAAAGGTATTTTACTCATAGGATACCCACCTGCACTTCTCAATACGTACGCCCTGCTTAAAATTGTCCTGATTCGCAATGTATTTCCATTGGTTTTCCTTGTTCTCGGCTGTTTGAGGATATATTACTTGCTCCTGAAATAGTAAGCGTTTATTAAATCAATTATTTGTTTAGTAACAAGTTTGTCATTTTTAGTGGATAATATTCGGCAGATGTACATACAGTTGCTACGCAGAGTGGCGTGTCGTCATTTGCGTTGAGCCTCTCTTGTATTTGGGGCATCTAATAGGACCAAGATAAAATTAAAGATCGGTATTTCATTaaatatacatgtacatatacaGTTACCCACAAAATTAAgcgtacactttttaaaacgcaataacttttttttaaactagtctgagtgacttgaattttttttaaacgatAGCAGGACGatgtctactagacaatgactataatactttttttaaattttgctattacttgaaataacaaaaaaaaagactcattctttaacttttttatctgagcctataacgtaaatttaaaaaatgcctctcgcagatctcagtaacttatatgcatgctgaaaattttatcgagatTAGTTTACGTTATTataagttacaacaaattaaagatgacaaaaatcgcaatttcgatcaaattttcaccacgcatacaagttaccgagatctacgaggggcattttttaattttttgttgtagataaaaaaaaaagttaaaaaaacgagagtttaattttttgtcatcccaagtaatagcaaaaataaaaaaaaagtattttaatcgTGGTCTAATAGACTAGccccgctatcatctaaaaaaaaaaattcaaatcaccgagtccagttttaaaaaagttatttcgttttaaaaggCGTACGCTCAATGTTGCGAGTATAACTGTGCATATATGTTCTAATAATTTGTCTACGAACCTCGTCAACAGAAGCCAGATATCTGAGACTAACGTTTCGTTGAATCGCCTGGGTTACTACGTGCTCGGGATAACCGTCTACCTTTTCGCAATACGTGGATCCCTTGCAGGCAGGCACTCGTGAAATCATGTCAGGAAACACGATCTTAGCGTCCGACTGCATTTGTTCAAAACCTGCGAGAATACGTGTGTTTACGATTATAAAATAATCGAGATACCCGAAACTTTGATACGTTCTTAGGAAACAAAAAGGACTGATAAGTGAATCAATGTATTAAAACGTCCTATCCGCATTCTAATTTTCTACATACGTACAATGATatgtagatatatatatatatatatagagagagagagaagatatatatataattaatattatattattattaattatattattattaattatattattatattaatattattatattatattagttatatatataactaatatatcgaagagaataagagagaaatTAATTGATAGGTACGAATTGGGGGGAATTTAAGAATTGTTGGCacgtattttcttttctttatgTACCTCTGTAACGTCTAATCGGGTATCTGATGGGCGTACGCCTGCGGTCTCTTCGTTGCGGTTCGTCATCGTTGTCGGACCAATCCTCGGTATCGTTCAAGTCCAATTCTGTCATAGTTTCTGGAACTGATTGTTGTTCGGGGTTCACCGCCGCCCTTGATTCCTCGACAGTGTCAAGAGATTGATCGGTGTCCTCATCTGCGTGGTATGGTAACGCACCCACGTTCAGTGCGATCTGCGAAAGCACATCCGATATATTAATCGAGATACGtcgctttaaaaaaaaatgtgcgTTTTGTGTACATATTATTCGACGTTCCGTTCGAGTCGTCGTCGCGCAAGCCCAAGTATGTAAGTACAGTGTAGTGTTAATGTCCCTTCAGAAAAACTAGAACTACCGTTACGTGTAAGTATGTATCCGGTATCCACACTCGCGGATCAACGAATACCGATTATCCTTTCTCTATTCAATGACTTACGCGAGTATTAATAATTCTGCACGCTGTGTGCTCGTTGCTGGCAATTTTAAACCTCGCAGGAATGATCGCGATTGGCCAGTCACTGGATCAGTTACGGCCAACAAACGctagataataatatttttgtgtTTCTTGTTTCTCCCGGCGAACCACACGTGTAACGTTGTTCGATGCGTATCTGGCACGTGTGCGATCTCGCAGAAAGAATTTTACGCATCAGTGTACGAACGGTCAACTATGTTTACTTTATCCTTCATAATAAATCCTTCCAGGCTATGAAACATTATGCCAGACGATAACTATACTACACACGATTTACTTTTTATTCCCTGCAACAAAGATCTATCGACATATATACTTGTCATATTTCATTGTTTTCCCTACCACTGTTTTCTGTAAAGTTTTTGCAACAGAAAACTCCATATATTATTTCTAATCGGTGGAAAGTTGAAGGACCGAAAGAAGTCTTCCATATTCCTATTATCCTAGCTTTTCGAGTCGAATGCATCATTCGAGCTGTGCCTGATCAAGATAAACATCTTTACAATCTCTTCACTATCCGAAGAATAATTAGtcttaactcgtttattccgtccTTTGGTAACAGGGGTTCTCAGTCGTACCTCTAAAATTTCTCTAATCTTTCTCGAGTTTTCTATATCGAAGTTTCGGAGAATCATTGAGAGCTCCTGCGTTAAAATATGCAATCGATCACCGAAGTACGCTTGTAAGTTGTCGGCGGATGCGTTGTAAATTCTTGGTGGCGAAATCACCGTCGTGCTGTACACGATAAACTTGAAGATACCTAACTTTGAGTTCGCTCAATAAATAGTAAGGGTATTTCGAAAGCAAAAcacttgtattttttttttttttgacttCTTCGGAAGATTATGGATTTCTGCGAAAGATATTACCACGAATCAGCAATATAAAtccgaagaaaatctaatatatTGTATTTGCAAGACTGCCGGCACTTGTTAACATTAACCGCGACGGTCACTTTCCGTGCAGAATTAATCGGGCAACGCTTTGAATCGCCTCGACGTCACCGTCCTCTAATATAATTTCACGCAGACATTGACCTGATAGTTGAACTTTTTTTTCCGGTTTATCGAACATTCTTGTGCTGATAAACCCACTGACATTAAccgtctactttttcacaaatcCACCCTAGCTCGTGAAATACAGTTACACGACGACGATAACAGATCTCGGATTACGTAAATATGACCGGCCGGCTGCTAATTGCAGACCGTGCGTTAACtacatatgaaatattatagAGTATCACGATTCACAATTTTATACATCGTGGACGTGTTTCGAATCATTGGTTTACACGTCCAGTAATTGGACGTTATTCGACTATCTGTAACGCATTTATTTCCGATAGCTTCGAACTGCTGAAATTCAAGATGCAACTACAGCACCGCCAAGTCGACTGTTTACAGatcacaaatcgaatgaaaCTAGATCGAAGAAAATATATAAACGCGAATAATCGTGCGAATGAATACGGGAGACAAATTATGCGGCCTAAGCGAAGAAATCGCACAAATACTTTGATTGAAAACTGTACGGTATATATTGTTTGGTATCAAGTTCCCGGCAATTGCTGACTGCACGAGTTACTAACAGCGGACTAATGAGTTATTAACAGTAGACTTTTGAAAAAAACCACGTTTACTTACCGATAGGATTAAAAGACAAAGTGCTACGAATGCCAAGACGGGACTGCGATATTCTTGTCCCATTTTCTATAAATGTATCAACGTTGTCCAGATATCTCGAACGGGTTGCTCGGTTCTCGGTGACACGTGAAACCACAGCGCAAACACATGCACCGTTTCTTAGTAGGAAATGGTATTCTTCAGCACTGTGTTTGCAGTACGTCGTAGTCGCGTCGTCTAGTCCTGTGCCTCTCGGCGATTTTCCACGGACAGCCCACTCGCGAGCGAATGGATTTTTCGAGATGGAAAACGCACTTAGACACTATGGATCGCAACCGATGCGAAAGAGGAGCGCTCGAAGCTGGACTCTGTCGTCGACGGACCACTCGACGATCCTTCACGTTCGAACGACGGATCACGATTGACGATTGAACTGCGGTGTGGTACTTGTAGCCGTCGCCTGTTGCCTGCCGAGCGCGTCAACTGTCTTCTTACAGGCCCAGACTAGGGACCCAAGGGGCGGAACCATGCAAATGGGGGTGGATCCACCGATCTGACAATTGCGAGTATCCCCCTCCGGAGTTAGGGGTGCAGAGCGTAGAATGCGGAACAGGGCAGATCCACGGCTTCATGCAATTAACGGTTTACTTGCCGGAAACCTAATTCTTTAGTGAAAATAAAACTTTAGATGCTTCTTTTAATTAATCATTCTAAGTAAACTTATTCGTAGACTCGGAATCTTTGGAAGTTTATTACGTTACGGttacattattcgaattgttgaTTTTAACGAAACgattttcaatttctttcaatttCGAATTTCTTTCGATTGCATAAGTATTCATAAATATTTGATTCGTAATACGGTAGAACTCCTTTATATAAACGCATCGGAAGGAAATCAGTTCATGGCACTGTAGGTTCATGTAATAAGAGTCCGCTGATTTATCCTCACTACTCGTATCTTTTCGTTCAAATAACCGGAGTCCGCGttcaaacaaatggatttaaCCAACCCTGATTTCTAACAAGTGTTACTGTACTATTTTTGCCgcaaataacatatatattaaataaataactcataaatgtatctttacacaatctgaataatcgcaaattaaaaaattagtggcccgttattttgacggattccgtaaacCTAATGTTAATTAATTTCTGAGATGATAACAATACTTGAGCCTTTACGAATATAAGGATAATAATTTGGTAAATCATGATGAATAAATTACTTTTCCAAATGTAATCATAACAACTgcatatattttgtattactTAATAAACATACAATACTATATACGTAATATACAGGGTCAATccggggattcctgaggtcaattgaagcaactttttccttagcgaaaatgcaatccgcggcattgtttacgagttattaacgaaaaacagtgacgaccaatcagaggcgagatcatttggtgcgagacggccgagccaatgagcggaggtTAAGTTAAATGTTATATTCTTGTTTCGCTTCCTTCTAATCAAAAACCTACAACATACGTACATTTCGCACGAATAATAAACATGTTTTATTGTTTTCTAAAATGGTTTGCTAAACTTTAGGGAACAAGTTGACTGGTATTTATGTATCGAGCGGATTTACGAACAGAAAGGAAGTCCGAAGCAAGTGGAGAGCTAGTACGGGGGATCAAGTCGGTTACCTGCCGATTTCTTCGTTCAGCCGTGCCGACCGTAATAAAAGGATCATAATGTAGTCGACGTTTAGGTTTTGCGAGTCAGGCCTATACCCGAAATAATTGTAAAACGTTCCGTCACAAACCCTTTTAATCTGCAATGTCTACATTTTACTTTCCTAGGTTCGGGTCTCGAGTGAAATTCGGGTACATACCGTCATAAAAGataactgtggatttttatgcatttatgggataTACCGATTTATGACATGTATgaaaacgtataaattaacaaagtTTAACAGCATTCTGATTTTCTTTTTGCAGTAAATAATTCTTTATACAATAAAAGAAATTTTTGtctatttctaatttttgtgAAATGTATGAAAATGAGATTTTATATAGAAACCCACAGTCCTATTACAAGTTTTTGTAGAAACATACAACGATAACagaataataaaattgaaataaactgttttatattttacaaatataaaagtaattcattatttatttttatttaatcgagCACTATAGGAAAAACGCGCAGAATTGATTGTATATGTTTGAAATTTATGCACGTGCGACGTTACTTCGATTTGAATCTCATAATGTCCGATATAAAAAGCGTTTTATCTTTCTTGTGCCAACATTTTAAACTATCggtcaatgttttcattaaaccTGAATATTTTAGACTAGCAAAATTTAATGATTGTGCGGAAAATGTTGTAAGCATTTGCCAGAGTTTTTCCATAACCTGTATATGCGACGCTATATAAACTGTAGGCAAAATATTGGTCGATGATTTATTTTCTGTAATAGGTTATGGTATTCTGGGTAGTATTAAACGTCTTGAATTATCACGTTATGCAAGACAAGCAGGTCGATATTGACTTTCAACATTATGGTAAATTTCTTTGGTTAAGTGCATTTCAGTTTATTAACTCATTTGTAAATGTATATTACGTTTTTCATATCAGTCACTACTACCATGTACTAAAATCGAGCATATTTTTAGATACAGTGTGAGCCACaaaattgtattttgcatatCTACAGTATCCTTCTATCGAATTTTATGCTTCTAATAGACACGATAAAAACAGCAGATACTTATTATTAGCATTTGCTTGGCTTCTTGTAACACAAAATACTCTAGACATTTTAATTAGGAAAATTCTTTCAAACAGTGCTCTTGGAAGGGAATGCTCGAAACCAAACAATTCAGAAGTAGTCTAAAACTtagttataatttaaatttaattaaaaattagatATTTCTAAAGAACTGTTTGCTTTTTAAGAAAGAAAAGTATTGCACAATGTGCCAGAAACCTTGGTTGCTCAGCTAGATAGTATTATACATTTAAATGGTAAAGTGAATTACAATATCAGAGAGATATATAATCTTGTTTCAAGAGAGCTAATTTAGTAAGCAGAGTTCATGCTGCAACCATCAATGTCAGTGGTTTTCCTCATTTGAGTGTATCAGAACCAGCTTTAGTGAAACGTATTGCAACTACTGATAAATGTTAGCTTTCTAAGGAATATGAAAGATACTTGTAGGAATTACACATTGCAGAAAACTTACTGGATAGAAATTCTAAATAGTAGAGAAAAGAGCACATATTCTTTGAATGGATGGTATATCGTATATACATTAATACATGTTTCACCTAAAAGGATCATATTGTAATAATAGAAACCCAATTTTCAGGTAACAGTAGTACAAGAACACAAAAAGCATTCAAGTTCGAGTTCTCTTGATATCAACTGGaatgaaattttcaaatttataacTATGTTACATTGTATCATGCAATGATAATTCGAAGCTTTTTTGTCTCAATATAACCATGGCTGTGAGGACCAAGAATTCACAGCTGCATCACGGTTAATGAGGGTGCCAAAGGATTGAGATGCAATGGAGGATCAGTTGATAACGATGTCAGCAGAATTGGAGAGAGAAACGAAAAGTCTGTCAGAACACAAGGAAAAGTTATCCGAGGAATTGAAAAAACTTTTACATATAATTCCTTCCTGTATACAACTTTGACAgtttataacaaaataaaaaaggaaGACGCAAACACGCGCTTGAACAAAATAATATGTTATAGTTATAGAGCACCTAAGCGTCACCACTCCATCAACCACCCCAAACGATGATATGACCACATTGAGAATAGTCACCAGAAATATGCCGATCACTGTCCAGTTGTTCGCACTCAGCCTTGCACATTTGAGCATTGTCCTTGACGTTGTATCTGCTGTTCCAAATCAAACCTATCCCCACTGCAATCTGAAGAAATAGTCTGGCACCTATCGTGACCAGCGATGGATAGAAGTATGAATGCTCTCTGTCGGTCTCTAGAATGTAATGTAACTGATTGGCATTTGCTGACAACAGAGTCAGGTCCATCGTTCCATGGGCCAAGGTTTTCTTGTGCTGGCAAATATTAACATCGGGAATAAGTTCGCGTTCAGATATATAAGTCTGAAGTGGATCTACTATCTAGTTTGTCTGAAGAATGATCACAATCGACGATTCTTTTCCCGACTCGTGGTTGTCTCTCTCCAATCCAGGGGTTAACGAAGGGTTGTTCGAATTGTCTGTCTATAACGGAGAATCAAATAGAAGTTTCATGACAACAGCTTTGCATTCCTCGCTCGACAGTGGCTGAGCTGCCTCTGTGATGTCCGTGATGTCATCCATCCACAGAATTTCATCCCCGTTATGTTTCAATAGATCCATATTTTTATACAAACTGTTTGTCAATCCTAATGTTCGGTTTCAGGCGAGACGGAACGGTATTTGATACGCACCCTTATCAGTGTACAGGAAATGTACGGTTCTGAAGGTCCAACATTAGGAGAAGTAGCTATCGGGTTCACTGGTTACTTATCTCTGTAACACAATTACGAAAATGGAAGTTTGCGGTTTGCGATTTGTGATCTATACCGTTTTCGACTAATTGACGACGCGTGCAACAATAGCTTAAGAAAATTGTTCAGAGAAATCTTGACCGAGCTGTAAATTGAAATAGCAAACAATTTCGAAACATTGCTGAATGAAAAAAATGCATTCATGATGAGAGGGTGCAATTAGCGAAAAAAGCTATTAAAAAACTCTATAAATCTTTGCCAAAGAGAATGATAGCTGTTATTAAATGTAAAGGAGGAACCACAAAATATTAGGCATTAAATGtcattcattggttcattgct
It encodes:
- the LOC117223342 gene encoding protein spaetzle, whose protein sequence is MGQEYRSPVLAFVALCLLILSIALNVGALPYHADEDTDQSLDTVEESRAAVNPEQQSVPETMTELDLNDTEDWSDNDDEPQRRDRRRTPIRYPIRRYRGFEQMQSDAKIVFPDMISRVPACKGSTYCEKVDGYPEHVVTQAIQRNVSLRYLASVDEMPQIQERLNANDDTPLCVATEQVIYPQTAENKENQWKYIANQDNFKQGVRIEKCSMESASCNVIGSPGEGYKTTCKQKYVYRQLAAVLSDGTMVPDTFKFPSSCCCHLTFTGSPFPRMAFNAGGQRSNNMTPAKPRRKK
- the LOC143260193 gene encoding uncharacterized protein LOC143260193 isoform X2 codes for the protein MHVRRYFDLNLIMSDIKSVLSFLCQHFKLSVNVFIKPEYFRLAKFNDCAENVVMVFWVVLNVLNYHVMQDKQVDIDFQHYDTV
- the LOC143260194 gene encoding ninjurin-A-like, whose protein sequence is MDLTLLSANANQLHYILETDREHSYFYPSLVTIGARLFLQIAVGIGLIWNSRYNVKDNAQMCKAECEQLDSDRHISGDYSQCGHIIVWGG
- the Spec2 gene encoding CDC42 small effector protein Spec2, whose translation is MAGSGELWVQCFTCCLTQQGPRTRNGRQRSHQRLRIDRSMIGVPTNFRHTGHISSGDVDMTSAQLSNLQAQMQMKGGYDNAYGVKAC
- the LOC143260193 gene encoding uncharacterized protein LOC143260193 isoform X1, whose translation is MHVRRYFDLNLIMSDIKSVLSFLCQHFKLSVNVFIKPEYFRLAKFNDCAENVVMVFWVVLNVLNYHVMQDKQVDIDFQHYGNSSTRTQKAFKFEFS